A DNA window from Chryseobacterium sp. MEBOG06 contains the following coding sequences:
- the dacB gene encoding D-alanyl-D-alanine carboxypeptidase/D-alanyl-D-alanine-endopeptidase, protein MKKTLAVLTLCIQVVSAQNIAQKLDKATKDFMDSSGAVSSGLSFYVADENGSFIYEYQGNKGLSTASTQKIFTAAAALETLGKNYTYTTTSGYSGTLSGGTLNGNLFIRSNGDPTLGSWRYEGYKPENFKKKFIEALKSSGIKKISGDLVIDDSYFDHQTIPGGWPWDDLGNYYGAGVWGINWRENQFDMTMNGTDFKGFSYPLEGVQWLNDLKTGGSSDQSLIFTAPHSNVALINGMLPGGKAVTVSGSTPNPPLQLAAEVKQWLKESGVELSGKAVTNSQLEIEGKQILKAPQNNIILTYQSPSLDKIVYWFLRKSINLYGETLIKTLGKEKKEDPSFKSGVSYLKEFWKSKGINPNMINFADGSGLSPQNYVAAKAEVQALLYAKKQSWFDAYYDGFPMQDNGMKMKSGTMRDTKSFAGYHTAKDGKKYVFSIIINNYQGSGSTELQKILNILK, encoded by the coding sequence ATGAAAAAAACACTTGCAGTCCTTACCCTGTGTATACAGGTTGTTTCTGCTCAGAATATTGCTCAGAAACTGGATAAAGCAACCAAAGATTTTATGGATTCTTCCGGCGCTGTTTCTTCCGGCCTGTCATTTTATGTTGCTGATGAAAATGGTAGTTTTATCTATGAATATCAGGGGAATAAGGGGCTTTCGACAGCCTCTACCCAGAAAATTTTCACAGCCGCCGCTGCTCTGGAAACCCTAGGGAAGAATTATACCTATACCACAACTTCCGGATATTCCGGAACGTTGTCAGGAGGAACTTTAAATGGAAATCTTTTTATACGTTCCAATGGTGATCCTACACTGGGAAGCTGGCGCTATGAGGGCTATAAACCCGAAAATTTTAAAAAAAAATTTATAGAAGCTCTTAAAAGCTCAGGAATCAAAAAAATATCAGGCGATCTGGTGATTGATGATTCTTACTTTGATCATCAGACTATTCCGGGAGGATGGCCGTGGGATGATCTGGGAAATTATTATGGAGCAGGAGTCTGGGGAATCAACTGGAGAGAAAACCAGTTTGATATGACCATGAACGGGACTGATTTTAAAGGATTTTCTTATCCTTTAGAAGGAGTACAATGGCTGAATGACCTGAAAACGGGAGGAAGCTCAGATCAGAGTTTGATTTTCACTGCCCCTCATTCTAATGTCGCCCTGATTAACGGAATGCTTCCGGGAGGAAAGGCTGTAACGGTTTCCGGATCTACTCCTAACCCGCCTTTGCAGCTGGCTGCAGAGGTGAAACAGTGGCTGAAGGAATCAGGAGTTGAGCTTTCCGGAAAAGCAGTGACGAATTCACAGCTTGAAATAGAAGGTAAACAGATTCTGAAAGCTCCCCAAAACAATATCATTCTGACTTATCAGTCTCCATCTCTGGATAAAATTGTTTATTGGTTTCTAAGAAAAAGTATCAATCTTTATGGTGAAACTTTAATTAAAACCCTTGGAAAAGAGAAAAAAGAAGATCCCAGCTTTAAAAGTGGAGTTTCTTATCTGAAAGAATTCTGGAAATCAAAGGGAATCAACCCAAATATGATCAATTTTGCAGACGGAAGCGGACTTTCCCCTCAGAACTACGTTGCCGCGAAAGCAGAAGTACAGGCTCTTTTATATGCTAAAAAACAGTCATGGTTTGATGCCTATTACGATGGTTTTCCCATGCAGGACAATGGCATGAAAATGAAGAGCGGGACGATGAGAGACACTAAATCTTTTGCCGGTTATCATACCGCTAAAGATGGCAAAAAATATGTATTCTCGATTATTATCAACAATTATCAGGGTAGCGGAAGTACAGAACTGCAGAAAATCCTGAATATTTTAAAATAA
- the pepE gene encoding dipeptidase PepE, translating to MNIILASTSTIFGGEYLEYLREELIQLYTGIDEIMFIPFARPGGISHDEYTKKARSFFETINIKVKGLHEFEDKAEAVNQAKGYFTGGGNTFLLVKTLHEEGLMSVLKENVTGGKAYLGCSAGSNIGGQNMKTTNDMPIVYPPSFECMGLVPFNINPHYLDPNPDLKHNGETRETRIKEFLTQNENKVIGLREGNWIRRTGNNITVEGSELTRIFEKDKEPYEIESGSSL from the coding sequence ATGAATATCATATTAGCCTCAACTTCTACCATTTTTGGTGGAGAATATCTGGAATATTTAAGAGAAGAATTAATTCAGTTATACACAGGAATTGACGAAATTATGTTTATTCCTTTTGCAAGACCCGGAGGTATTTCTCATGATGAGTACACGAAAAAAGCCCGCTCATTTTTTGAAACCATCAATATTAAGGTAAAAGGACTTCATGAGTTTGAAGATAAAGCAGAAGCCGTAAATCAGGCCAAAGGCTACTTTACAGGAGGTGGAAATACCTTTTTATTGGTTAAAACTTTACATGAAGAAGGTTTGATGTCTGTTTTAAAAGAAAATGTAACAGGTGGAAAAGCATATCTTGGATGCAGTGCAGGAAGCAATATTGGCGGTCAGAATATGAAAACAACCAATGATATGCCGATCGTATATCCGCCGAGCTTCGAATGTATGGGGCTGGTTCCGTTCAATATCAATCCTCATTACCTGGATCCAAACCCGGATTTGAAGCACAACGGAGAAACCAGAGAAACGCGTATTAAAGAATTCCTTACTCAGAATGAAAATAAAGTAATAGGGCTGAGAGAAGGAAACTGGATCAGAAGAACCGGGAACAATATAACCGTTGAAGGGAGTGAACTGACGAGAATCTTTGAAAAAGATAAAGAACCTTATGAAATAGAATCCGGAAGTTCATTGTAA
- a CDS encoding tetratricopeptide repeat protein, producing the protein MAKINIKNLFLGLILVGSAGFVNAQTTQSDSTAVAATATSQAGNPAIEGLKKQIEANPKDTESLAKLAAAYQEASDWPNAIDTWKKISALLPDWAPSYYSQAYAYQSAKDDANAKMAYEKYIATVKPAEVEQNKKNLAYAYFYIAFSEQQSDRAKAKEHIAKSLQYDPTNQDALKLSKALNS; encoded by the coding sequence ATGGCTAAGATTAATATTAAAAATCTATTTTTAGGTTTAATACTTGTAGGAAGTGCAGGTTTTGTAAATGCACAGACTACTCAGTCGGATAGTACTGCAGTTGCCGCAACTGCAACAAGTCAGGCAGGTAATCCTGCTATAGAAGGGCTCAAAAAACAAATTGAGGCAAACCCAAAGGATACAGAATCACTGGCAAAACTGGCAGCTGCCTACCAGGAAGCTTCAGACTGGCCTAATGCAATTGATACCTGGAAAAAAATATCAGCTTTATTACCAGATTGGGCTCCGTCTTATTACAGTCAGGCCTATGCCTATCAATCTGCTAAAGATGACGCTAATGCAAAAATGGCTTATGAAAAATATATTGCTACTGTAAAGCCTGCTGAAGTAGAGCAAAATAAGAAGAATCTGGCCTATGCTTATTTTTATATTGCTTTTTCAGAACAGCAAAGTGACCGTGCTAAAGCAAAAGAGCATATTGCAAAATCATTACAGTATGACCCTACCAATCAGGACGCTTTAAAACTAAGTAAAGCTTTAAATTCATAA